In Asterias amurensis chromosome 4, ASM3211899v1, one genomic interval encodes:
- the LOC139936108 gene encoding E3 ubiquitin-protein ligase TRIM33-like, which yields MASSNPLKVSAIEKIVQNHLECGICFDPYKDPKILDCLHSFCKICLQNYQSTNFKDATMLICPLCRKKTQLHQKDVQALKTNFNITGLADQLKLVSLSEDNQWVCKLCKDKNEATHFCFDCPAIFCANCYKVHQKSHTVITLKDISDGKIASKDRKPKRRPECQTHEGEVMWFYCSTCDVMICQACTVIDHCKPQHEYIDCNQASSTYKQSLAQLFTPLEETMKKLEQSQATASTMKDNLNIAVKRTMVDLKNRADEIRAEVTAQESRIMDEIQTILKDRNKKLEEFEQAVSVHLQQIQQSLQSAKDVSKNSLAPDFLAVYSTISQDLKELRDQNQPKIELTLSHLRFTPGVCDISLGNLITKEPRWELCFKYDEGISIAVDTDASLPEDEIAVADYGNSRVGIYNTTGHQKKTINLPHGPRAVAAFKNQLVIVDQTNSVKMYNRNGNKMFEFHTVPHSEVCKTSVNLFSVAVMKDTIMVGDLMRSVITKHRSSDGSLISTVSVQTPPWYLAIDSKDRVVVSGGSRHQVDIVGLTGTTLFSINPNFNSRQVRYCTGVCCDSSAIYIAVDNGDCNTGHIHQYDTQGRFLNCIARGLYNPFGISLTSDGQQLAVADNKSMKIYKKV from the exons ATGGCTTCTTCAAACCCGCTAAAGGTTTCAGCTATTGAGAAAATTGTCCAGAATCATCTGGAGTGTGGTATTTGTTTTGATCCATACAAGGACCCTAAAATACTTGACTGTCTACACAGCTTCTGTAAAATCTGTTTGCAGAATTACCAGTCTACCAACTTCAAAGATGCTACGATGCTTATTTGTCCTCTGTGTCGAAAAAAGACACAACTTCATCAGAAAGATGTTCAAGCTCTCAAGACTAACTTCAACATAACTGGTCTTGCAGATCAACTGAAGCTGGTCAGCTTATCTGAAGACAACCAGTGGGTTTGTAAACTATGTAAGGACAAAAATGAGGCAACTCATTTCTGTTTTGACTGCCCGGCGATCTTTTGTGCAAACTGCTACAAAGTGCACCAGAAAAGCCACACAGTAATCACTTTGAAAGACATAAGTGATGGGAAGATTGCAAGCAAAGACAGAAAACCAAAACGCCGTCCAGAATGCCAAACTCATGAAGGTGAAGTGATGTGGTTCTACTGTTCAACatgtgatgtgatgatttgCCAAGCTTGTACTGTCATAGATCACTGTAAACCACAACATGAGTATATTGACTGCAACCAAGCCTCATCCACATACAAACAGTCATTGGCTCAACTCTTTACTCCCCTTGAAGAAACCATGAAGAAGCTTGAACAATCTCAAGCAACTGCCTCAACAATGAAAGACAACCTAAACATTGCAGTTAAGAGAACCATGGTAGACTTGAAGAACAGAGCTGATGAGATCAGGGCTGAGGTAACAGCTCAAGAAAGTCGCATCATGGATGAAATACAAACCATCCTTAAAGATCGGAACAAGAAATTGGAGGAATTTGAGCAAGCAGTGAGTGTACACTTGCAGCAAATACAGCAATCATTGCAGAGCGCCAAAGATGTCAGCAAGAATTCATTAGCTCCTGACTTCCTTGCAGTCTATTCTACTATCAGTCAGGACTTGAAGGAACTTAGAGATCAAAATCAACCCAAAATAGAACTGACCCTTTCCCATCTGAGATTCACTCCAGGGGTTTGTGACATCTCCCTGGGTAATCTGATTACAAAGGAGCCAAGGTGGGAGCTTTGTTTTAAGTATGATGAAGGAATCAGTATTGCTGTTGATACTGATGCCTCCTTACCTGAGGATGAGATAGCAGTGGCAGACTACGGGAATAGCAGAGTGGGAATCTACAACACTACAGGACACCAGAAGAAAACTATCAACCTACCACATG GTCCAAGGGCTGTTGCTGCATTCAAGAATCAGTTAGTGATTGTAGATCAGACCAACTCTGTCAAGATGTACAATAGGAACGGCAACAAGATGTTTGAATTCCACACAGTGCCTCATAGTGAAGTGTGCAAGACATCAGTAAACCTCTTCAGTGTAGCAGTCATGAAGGATACAATCATGGTCGGGGATTTGATGAGGTCAGTTATAACTAAACACAGATCCAGTGATGGTTCACTCATTAGCACGGTTTCAGTTCAGACACCACCTTGGTACTTGGCCATTGACAGCAAGGACAGAGTTGTAGTCAGTGGTGGGAGCAGACATCAAGTAGACATTGTTGGACTTACTGGTACTACACTGTTCAGCATCAATCCCAATTTCAATAGTCGACAAGTTAGATACTGCACAGGTGTATGCTGTGACAGCTCAGCTATCTACATTGCAGTGGACAATGGGGATTGCAACACTGGTCATATTCATCAGTATGACACtcagggtagatttctcaactgtATTGCTCGGGGTCTGTACAACCCATTCGGAATCTCATTGACATCAGATGGTCAGCAGCTTGCAGTGGCtgacaacaaatcaatgaaGATTTATAAAAAGGTGTGA